One Paenibacillus crassostreae DNA segment encodes these proteins:
- a CDS encoding NtaA/DmoA family FMN-dependent monooxygenase (This protein belongs to a clade of FMN-dependent monooxygenases, within a broader family of flavin-dependent oxidoreductases, the luciferase-like monooxygenase (LMM) family, some of whose members use coenzyme F420 rather than FMN.), whose amino-acid sequence MKEKKQLKIGGIIDGVGWNYMGWRHPDMPANASENIDYYVQKAKRLEEGKFDTIFLVDVSHIGPGMIPHYLSMFEGVSILSALSMVTHSIGLTATIATSYADPFTVARQMASLDKISNGRAGWNAVTSNPGGLANYSRTHLSKADLYPMKKEFLEIVEGLWDSYEDDAFIRDKESGVFYDHRKMHALNYRGNYFSVDGPLNISRSRQGRPVIFQAGSSSDFMNIASKHADGVFLPADNLEDAKAFSQELKRRVELEGRSFDDFLLAISHNPIVGQTEREAEEKFQELQALMPIYRIQKPKLFGSAEKVADQIQSWYEAGAMDLLLIRQEHPLGFDDFIDLVVPILQERGIFRKEYESNNLRGNLGLPYPENRYSI is encoded by the coding sequence ATGAAGGAGAAAAAACAGCTTAAAATTGGTGGAATTATAGATGGAGTAGGCTGGAATTACATGGGGTGGCGTCACCCAGATATGCCCGCTAATGCCAGTGAGAACATCGATTACTATGTACAAAAAGCAAAAAGATTAGAAGAAGGAAAGTTTGACACGATCTTTTTAGTTGATGTCAGCCATATTGGTCCAGGGATGATTCCTCATTATCTCAGTATGTTTGAAGGCGTAAGTATTTTATCTGCCTTAAGCATGGTGACTCATTCTATTGGGCTTACTGCAACAATTGCAACTTCCTATGCGGATCCATTCACTGTTGCCCGACAGATGGCTTCTCTTGATAAAATCAGTAATGGACGGGCAGGATGGAATGCCGTTACTTCGAATCCAGGAGGATTAGCAAATTATAGTCGCACACATCTTTCCAAAGCAGACTTGTATCCAATGAAAAAAGAATTTTTAGAAATTGTCGAAGGTCTTTGGGACTCCTATGAGGATGACGCTTTTATACGAGATAAAGAAAGTGGAGTATTCTATGATCATCGAAAAATGCATGCTCTAAATTATAGAGGAAACTATTTTTCAGTAGATGGACCTTTAAATATTAGCCGTTCCAGACAAGGAAGACCGGTAATTTTTCAAGCCGGAAGTTCTTCGGATTTCATGAATATTGCCTCAAAGCATGCTGACGGTGTATTTCTCCCAGCTGATAATTTAGAAGATGCAAAAGCTTTTAGTCAAGAGTTAAAGAGGAGAGTGGAGTTGGAAGGGCGTTCGTTTGATGATTTCCTACTTGCGATTTCACATAATCCGATTGTAGGACAGACAGAAAGAGAAGCTGAAGAAAAATTCCAGGAACTTCAAGCGCTGATGCCGATTTACCGTATACAAAAACCAAAACTTTTTGGTTCGGCAGAAAAGGTGGCAGATCAAATTCAAAGCTGGTACGAGGCAGGGGCAATGGATCTATTGCTGATAAGACAGGAGCATCCTTTAGGGTTTGATGACTTTATTGATTTAGTCGTTCCTATCTTACAAGAAAGGGGAATTTTCCGTAAAGAATATGAATCAAACAACTTACGTGGAAATTTGGGTTTACCTTATCCAGAAAATAGATATTCTATCTAA
- a CDS encoding NtaA/DmoA family FMN-dependent monooxygenase (This protein belongs to a clade of FMN-dependent monooxygenases, within a broader family of flavin-dependent oxidoreductases, the luciferase-like monooxygenase (LMM) family, some of whose members use coenzyme F420 rather than FMN.) yields MSEKKQMLLGLGFTGAYGANAKAWKSEGVNVTTYPDINADIRYAQLAEKGKFQFIFVGDFPGAIPDDNREVPSMTLEPIITATAILQQTKHIGVASTVHTQWNNPFTLARQFKGIDLMSGGRIAWNAVTGSSPKVAENFGVKLMDSRSRYESHYEFVETVQHLWATWGKDALKADKETGVFADYSQVKPVHISGKHIQANGALPIPPSPQGQPVIFHSGGSPNSIAFAGRYASAMIGEVWTIEQGIATRNALRQVAIDAGRNPDEIKFIAGLMPVVANSKREAIDRHASFMDENIVQQRAFHIGMILGISFTPEDLERPIAPELLDKVKIDRYSDPRAENVLKVAREGWTLRDIIYHSVIDYHPATLGDAKETADYLTEMFESGAADGFWILPDAYETDLKRFVEEVVPILQERGVFHEDYDGETLRENLGVPYQYGVDKRLS; encoded by the coding sequence ATGTCTGAAAAAAAACAAATGTTGCTTGGTTTAGGATTTACAGGGGCATACGGTGCAAATGCTAAAGCTTGGAAAAGTGAGGGTGTCAATGTGACTACTTATCCAGATATTAATGCAGATATTCGCTATGCTCAACTTGCTGAAAAAGGTAAATTTCAATTTATATTTGTAGGTGATTTCCCTGGAGCAATACCCGATGATAACAGGGAGGTGCCATCGATGACGCTTGAACCTATCATTACTGCCACTGCAATATTACAACAAACAAAACACATTGGTGTGGCGTCAACTGTACATACTCAGTGGAATAATCCTTTTACTTTAGCACGTCAATTTAAAGGGATAGATTTAATGAGTGGTGGACGTATTGCTTGGAATGCTGTTACGGGATCAAGTCCAAAGGTAGCAGAAAACTTTGGTGTAAAACTAATGGATAGTAGATCACGTTATGAAAGTCATTATGAGTTCGTAGAAACTGTACAGCACTTATGGGCAACATGGGGAAAAGATGCTCTAAAAGCTGATAAAGAAACCGGTGTATTTGCGGATTATAGCCAAGTAAAACCTGTTCATATATCTGGTAAACATATACAGGCAAATGGAGCCTTGCCAATTCCACCTTCACCACAAGGACAACCGGTCATCTTTCACTCTGGTGGATCTCCAAATAGTATTGCGTTTGCAGGACGCTATGCGAGTGCAATGATTGGTGAAGTGTGGACGATAGAACAAGGTATTGCTACAAGAAATGCACTACGCCAGGTTGCGATAGACGCGGGTCGAAATCCAGATGAGATTAAATTTATCGCAGGACTCATGCCGGTTGTTGCAAATTCTAAACGTGAAGCAATAGATCGTCACGCAAGTTTTATGGATGAAAATATAGTACAACAACGTGCATTTCATATCGGAATGATATTAGGAATCAGCTTCACTCCTGAAGATTTAGAACGCCCGATCGCACCAGAACTTTTAGACAAGGTAAAAATCGACCGTTACTCTGATCCTCGTGCTGAGAATGTTTTAAAGGTGGCGCGTGAAGGTTGGACATTACGCGATATCATTTATCATTCTGTGATTGATTACCATCCTGCAACATTAGGTGATGCAAAAGAAACTGCGGATTACCTAACTGAAATGTTTGAAAGTGGCGCAGCAGATGGCTTTTGGATACTACCAGATGCTTATGAAACCGACTTAAAACGTTTTGTAGAAGAAGTGGTCCCTATCTTACAGGAACGTGGTGTATTCCATGAAGATTATGATGGAGAGACATTAAGAGAAAATCTTGGTGTGCCCTATCAATATGGTGTAGATAAACGATTATCTTAA
- the rpsI gene encoding 30S ribosomal protein S9: protein MLLYERKKPGLKKARKSPRFSKR, encoded by the coding sequence GTGCTTCTTTATGAGCGTAAAAAACCAGGTCTTAAGAAAGCACGTAAATCACCACGGTTCTCAAAACGTTAA
- a CDS encoding IS110 family transposase, translated as MNSTQNERINQITSSTLIVGVDIAKFKHVARAQDYRGVEFVKPITFENNREGFELFVNWFWEISKELCFQDVIVGMEPTGHYWLNLAHFLKEKQVKYGVVNPLHVKKSKELDDNSPTKNDVKDAKIIAQLVKDGRYAVPSLPQGVYAELREAIKIRDHLTTDLCVVQARVHNWLDRYFPEFLTVFKDWECKSAIQMLSLYLLPHELVQVSDDTLLQYLRKVEKLGLGQGRIQNLKAAASCSVGIKQGSDMAKMELRLLLAQYELLHGKLEELEEKLEELLKEVPYVQQLLAIKGIGRDTIAGFLAEVGDISQYRHPKQIIKLAGLNLKENTSGRHKGQTKITKRGRKRLRALLFRVMMPLVAKNEAFKALHKYYTTRAVNPLKKMQSLIALCNKLIRVLFGMLKKGYEFNEGKMMQDIPRMAELPLAA; from the coding sequence ATGAATTCTACTCAAAATGAACGCATTAATCAAATTACTTCTTCTACCTTAATTGTCGGAGTCGACATTGCAAAGTTCAAGCATGTGGCTCGAGCACAAGACTACCGCGGAGTCGAGTTTGTGAAGCCCATTACGTTTGAAAACAACCGAGAAGGATTTGAGTTATTCGTGAACTGGTTCTGGGAGATCTCAAAGGAGCTATGTTTCCAGGACGTTATCGTTGGAATGGAACCAACAGGGCACTACTGGCTGAACCTTGCACATTTCCTAAAAGAAAAGCAAGTGAAATATGGTGTGGTGAATCCACTGCATGTGAAGAAAAGTAAAGAACTAGACGATAATTCACCTACGAAGAATGACGTTAAAGACGCAAAAATTATTGCTCAATTGGTCAAAGACGGGAGATACGCCGTACCTAGCCTTCCACAGGGAGTTTATGCAGAACTTCGGGAAGCAATAAAAATTCGCGATCACCTGACAACTGACCTTTGTGTTGTACAAGCACGTGTCCATAACTGGTTGGATCGTTATTTTCCAGAGTTTCTGACGGTATTTAAGGATTGGGAGTGTAAGTCAGCTATACAGATGCTGAGCCTTTATCTACTGCCACATGAGCTTGTTCAAGTATCGGACGATACCTTGTTGCAGTACCTAAGAAAAGTTGAAAAACTAGGGCTTGGTCAAGGCCGAATCCAGAATTTAAAGGCAGCAGCCAGCTGTTCAGTCGGCATTAAACAAGGATCAGATATGGCCAAGATGGAGCTGCGATTGTTGTTGGCCCAATATGAGTTGCTTCATGGTAAGCTTGAAGAACTAGAAGAAAAATTGGAAGAATTGTTAAAGGAAGTTCCATATGTACAGCAATTATTAGCGATAAAGGGGATTGGTCGAGACACCATCGCTGGTTTTCTCGCTGAAGTTGGAGATATTAGTCAGTACCGACATCCGAAGCAGATTATTAAGCTCGCAGGGCTGAATCTTAAAGAAAACACGTCGGGCAGACATAAAGGACAGACCAAAATTACAAAACGAGGCAGGAAGCGACTTCGAGCCTTACTCTTCCGTGTAATGATGCCGTTAGTAGCCAAGAATGAAGCGTTTAAAGCACTACACAAGTATTACACAACACGAGCGGTAAATCCGTTGAAGAAGATGCAATCCCTCATCGCGTTGTGTAACAAGCTTATTCGGGTACTATTTGGCATGTTGAAAAAAGGATATGAATTTAATGAAGGCAAGATGATGCAGGATATCCCTCGAATGGCAGAGTTACCGTTAGCAGCTTAA
- a CDS encoding nucleotidyltransferase domain-containing protein: MILEKVIKRIVIQSEYKDFVDKYIDNILTEFKGKIHSIYMCGSIPKGTAKPFKSDADFTIVCVNPNDIDYERLSNIKERLLEEYPLLTKIDTIICSIDDVLSKPNEWGFWIKIICVCIYGHDVGEKVPPIIISPEFILDLNTETKEEVDRVRSSLSNASDNTMKTRYIKGYSKRLIRALYSLILEDTGVWQDDIIKMKNAILNYCEIDSALVDYLYACYLDSNNVLVEEFLVIADEVYSYFENALDAMAASRTSFD; encoded by the coding sequence ATGATATTAGAAAAAGTTATAAAAAGAATTGTAATACAAAGTGAATATAAGGATTTTGTTGATAAGTATATAGATAATATACTTACCGAATTTAAAGGTAAGATTCATAGCATTTATATGTGTGGCTCGATTCCAAAAGGAACTGCTAAACCTTTTAAGTCAGATGCAGACTTTACTATTGTATGTGTAAATCCCAATGATATTGATTACGAAAGATTGTCAAATATTAAAGAAAGGCTGTTGGAAGAATATCCATTACTAACTAAGATTGATACGATAATTTGCTCGATTGACGATGTATTAAGCAAACCAAATGAGTGGGGTTTTTGGATTAAGATAATTTGTGTTTGCATATATGGTCATGACGTTGGTGAAAAAGTACCACCGATAATTATTTCTCCAGAGTTCATTTTAGACTTAAATACAGAGACCAAGGAGGAAGTAGATCGTGTACGTAGTTCACTTTCTAATGCTAGTGATAACACAATGAAAACTAGATATATTAAAGGTTACTCTAAGAGATTAATTCGTGCATTATACTCTTTAATTTTAGAAGATACAGGTGTATGGCAAGATGACATTATTAAGATGAAGAATGCCATATTAAACTATTGTGAGATTGACTCCGCTTTAGTTGATTATCTCTATGCTTGTTACTTGGATAGTAATAATGTACTTGTTGAAGAGTTTCTGGTAATTGCAGATGAAGTATATAGCTATTTTGAGAATGCGTTAGATGCAATGGCTGCTTCCAGAACTTCCTTCGACTAA
- a CDS encoding GNAT family N-acetyltransferase encodes MITLRKITLENRRVIFNLEVSENQRRFVASNLSSAASCYVLATNGGYPLPFAIYADEQPVGFVMLTYGITGYEDPSIAEGNYCILRLMIDKQYQSRGYAREAMKKILEFIRTFPAGPAHYCWIPYSADNYVAKRLYESFGFRDNGEICNNESITVLRL; translated from the coding sequence ATGATTACTCTCAGAAAAATCACGCTAGAAAACCGGCGTGTCATATTTAACCTGGAAGTTTCAGAAAACCAACGCCGCTTCGTTGCATCCAATCTTTCAAGCGCGGCTTCATGTTATGTCCTTGCAACCAATGGGGGCTATCCATTACCGTTTGCCATTTACGCGGATGAGCAACCTGTCGGTTTTGTGATGCTGACTTATGGAATCACCGGATATGAAGACCCGTCAATCGCAGAAGGTAACTATTGCATCCTGCGACTGATGATTGACAAGCAATATCAGAGCCGGGGCTACGCACGGGAAGCCATGAAAAAAATCTTGGAATTTATCCGCACCTTTCCAGCTGGGCCTGCACATTACTGTTGGATCCCATATTCGGCAGATAACTACGTCGCCAAAAGGCTTTATGAAAGCTTCGGCTTCCGTGACAACGGCGAAATCTGCAACAACGAGTCAATAACCGTATTGCGACTCTGA
- a CDS encoding ArsR/SmtB family transcription factor, protein MTNPIDTFKALSNEARIQILEWLKDPSAHFAPQEGIDLIEVGVCVSQITEKLNMNQSTASQYLSILQRAGLVHATRLGKWTYYRRNEQAINEIGKFLQK, encoded by the coding sequence ATGACCAACCCAATTGATACTTTTAAAGCTCTATCCAATGAAGCGCGTATTCAAATTCTAGAGTGGCTTAAAGATCCGTCCGCCCATTTTGCGCCCCAAGAAGGGATTGATCTTATTGAGGTTGGGGTTTGTGTAAGCCAAATTACTGAAAAATTGAATATGAATCAGTCCACTGCTTCGCAATATCTTTCCATACTGCAAAGAGCTGGATTGGTTCACGCTACACGTTTAGGGAAATGGACCTATTACAGAAGGAATGAACAGGCGATTAATGAAATCGGAAAGTTCCTGCAGAAATGA
- a CDS encoding zinc-dependent alcohol dehydrogenase family protein, whose amino-acid sequence MIEMKAWQKQGLGLENIKLVEIETPKPGAKQILMKVKAVSLNFRDKAIVDGVYIPDLMNNKTFVPVSDASGEVISVGSEVTKFKVGDRVTSHMFTKWIQGKPSPDDSLYSIGGPNDGGLAEYMLLDEDTAVSTPNNLTDEEASTLPIAALTVWFSLVEYGNIKAGETVLVLGTGGVSVYAVQIASALGAKVIVTSSSDEKLAQVKSLGADEVINYGKTPDWEKEVLKLTNGNGADHILEVVGGESINRSIEAVAMQGNIYVIGFLGGMMAEVNLFALLAKQVKIHGINVGHKKAFDDMQRAFNQLNIKPVIDTVYPFEQAIEAYKHLQRGAFGKIVIRVSE is encoded by the coding sequence ATGATTGAAATGAAAGCATGGCAAAAACAAGGTCTTGGGTTGGAGAACATTAAGCTGGTGGAAATTGAAACTCCGAAGCCAGGGGCTAAACAAATTCTCATGAAAGTAAAGGCCGTTTCTCTAAACTTCCGCGATAAAGCAATTGTTGATGGGGTATATATCCCAGATCTCATGAACAACAAAACGTTTGTACCTGTATCTGATGCATCTGGCGAAGTAATAAGTGTCGGTTCGGAAGTGACAAAATTTAAGGTCGGCGATCGTGTAACGTCCCATATGTTTACAAAATGGATCCAAGGAAAACCTAGTCCTGATGATTCTTTGTACTCAATTGGCGGACCAAACGATGGCGGGCTTGCGGAGTATATGTTGCTCGACGAAGATACAGCTGTATCTACACCGAATAATTTGACAGACGAAGAAGCCTCCACACTTCCAATTGCTGCACTTACCGTATGGTTCTCCTTGGTTGAGTATGGAAATATTAAGGCAGGTGAAACAGTTCTTGTATTAGGAACAGGAGGCGTATCCGTTTACGCTGTTCAAATCGCATCTGCATTGGGTGCAAAAGTAATAGTAACTTCGAGCAGTGATGAAAAGTTAGCGCAAGTGAAGTCATTAGGCGCGGATGAAGTCATTAACTATGGCAAAACCCCAGATTGGGAAAAAGAAGTTCTGAAGCTCACAAACGGTAACGGCGCAGATCATATTCTTGAGGTCGTTGGTGGAGAGAGCATTAACCGCTCGATTGAAGCAGTTGCCATGCAAGGAAATATTTATGTAATTGGTTTCCTTGGTGGGATGATGGCAGAGGTTAACCTCTTTGCCTTGCTTGCAAAACAAGTGAAAATCCATGGAATCAATGTCGGTCATAAAAAGGCCTTTGACGATATGCAAAGGGCATTTAACCAACTAAACATAAAGCCTGTAATTGATACAGTTTATCCATTTGAGCAAGCCATTGAAGCGTACAAGCATCTTCAACGTGGTGCATTTGGGAAAATTGTAATTCGAGTTTCAGAGTAG
- a CDS encoding IS110 family transposase: protein MEIVVERACGMDIHKDNITACILTSKGKEIQTFSTKTVFLLQLIDWIKQHECTHVAMESTGVFWKPIVNLLEAEGIEFLVVNAQHMKALPGRKTDVKDSEWIAKLLRHGLLKASFIPDRNQRELRELVRYRRSIIEERARQHNRIQKVLEGANIKLSSVVSDIMGVSSRDMLRAIADGEDDPEKLANFARRTMKRKKDELALALQGYVNPHQRLMIKTILTHIDFLSDQIVILDQEVATRVVPFHDDVERLDSIPGIATRMAEQILAEIGTNIKKQFPSAAHLCSWAGLVPGHNESAGKRKSAKAKNGNKYLKSALVEAAHSVAASKNYLGAMYRRTAARKGRKRAAISVAHAMLRIAYYLLTREEMYVDLGEDYFDKQKQQSIVKYAVRRLENLGYSVTIAEVS, encoded by the coding sequence GTGGAAATCGTTGTTGAACGAGCATGTGGTATGGATATTCATAAGGATAACATTACAGCATGTATTCTAACGTCGAAGGGAAAGGAGATTCAAACGTTTTCAACTAAAACGGTGTTTTTATTACAATTAATTGACTGGATTAAACAGCATGAGTGTACTCACGTTGCTATGGAAAGCACCGGCGTATTTTGGAAGCCTATTGTTAATTTACTTGAAGCTGAAGGAATTGAATTCTTAGTGGTAAATGCTCAGCATATGAAAGCATTGCCTGGACGTAAGACGGATGTCAAAGATTCGGAATGGATTGCAAAGCTCCTACGTCATGGATTACTTAAAGCAAGTTTCATTCCAGACCGAAATCAACGGGAACTTCGAGAACTTGTTCGGTATCGTCGTAGTATCATTGAAGAAAGGGCTAGACAACATAATCGAATTCAAAAAGTATTAGAAGGAGCCAATATTAAACTCAGTTCTGTTGTTTCTGATATTATGGGCGTCTCCTCTCGCGACATGCTCCGTGCCATTGCTGATGGTGAAGATGATCCTGAGAAACTAGCGAACTTCGCTAGACGCACCATGAAACGTAAAAAGGATGAGCTCGCACTTGCTCTTCAAGGTTATGTAAACCCTCACCAACGGCTGATGATTAAGACCATTTTAACTCACATTGATTTTTTAAGTGACCAGATCGTGATTTTAGATCAGGAAGTCGCTACGAGAGTAGTCCCTTTTCATGACGATGTCGAACGTTTAGATTCAATTCCTGGGATAGCCACTCGAATGGCAGAACAAATCTTAGCGGAAATTGGAACCAATATTAAGAAGCAGTTTCCCAGTGCTGCGCATTTATGCTCATGGGCTGGACTTGTACCTGGGCATAACGAAAGTGCAGGAAAGAGAAAATCTGCTAAAGCTAAAAATGGAAACAAATATCTGAAGTCCGCCTTAGTTGAAGCAGCTCATTCTGTTGCAGCGTCAAAGAACTATCTAGGTGCCATGTATAGACGAACCGCAGCGCGAAAAGGAAGGAAACGGGCAGCGATCTCTGTCGCGCATGCTATGTTGAGAATAGCCTACTATCTGTTAACACGTGAAGAAATGTATGTAGACCTGGGTGAAGATTATTTTGACAAACAGAAGCAACAATCTATTGTGAAATACGCAGTTCGACGACTAGAAAACTTAGGTTATTCTGTAACTATTGCAGAAGTTTCTTAA
- a CDS encoding protein kinase domain-containing protein, which yields MYEDLYDGIFNENLKYVFTRLHTELNDLLQYMNARNTPGVGGHYNAVPSRKLSELIDIYRQLRAQLSNSSYRFIIDPHYEDILERCRRFLRESNGSPIPEDFPRIDIIEYTPAFILQDVTDVKRSQTVDSFTLKSIGGGSYATVYKFKDKHYNRHFALKKAKKDLTDKELQRFKNEYLELRKLNSPYIVEVNNYNEEKSEYTMEFVDSTLEKYILKNNTKLSMAQRIALISQLFKAFSYIHGTGILHRDISYQNILVKIYDDGSNIIKVSDFGLVKLRESSLTSNGSSIKGTLNDPALNIVGFNNYETRHEVYALAQVVNFILSGRKLGIYDKTESIKKFIIKGLSPDIEVRFSNMKEMSQAFQKLKSELLSIEEESKD from the coding sequence TTGTACGAGGACCTTTACGATGGAATTTTTAACGAGAATCTGAAATATGTATTTACCAGATTACATACAGAACTGAATGATCTTCTTCAATATATGAATGCTAGAAACACTCCAGGTGTAGGAGGGCATTATAATGCAGTACCTAGTAGAAAACTTTCGGAACTAATCGATATTTATCGCCAACTGCGTGCACAGTTGAGTAATTCATCATATCGCTTTATTATTGATCCTCATTACGAAGATATCCTTGAACGTTGCAGACGTTTTTTAAGAGAATCAAATGGCAGTCCAATACCAGAAGATTTTCCGCGTATTGATATCATAGAGTACACTCCGGCATTTATCTTACAGGATGTAACTGATGTAAAGAGATCGCAGACCGTAGATAGTTTTACTCTTAAATCCATAGGTGGGGGATCATATGCGACTGTTTATAAATTTAAAGATAAACACTATAACCGACATTTTGCTCTTAAGAAGGCAAAAAAAGATTTAACAGATAAGGAACTGCAGCGCTTTAAAAATGAATATCTTGAACTTAGGAAACTTAATTCCCCTTATATTGTAGAGGTTAACAATTATAACGAAGAGAAAAGTGAGTACACAATGGAGTTTGTTGACTCCACATTAGAGAAATATATCCTAAAGAACAATACGAAGCTTTCTATGGCACAACGTATTGCGCTTATTTCTCAATTATTCAAAGCTTTTTCCTATATCCATGGTACAGGTATTTTACATCGAGATATTAGCTATCAAAATATATTAGTAAAGATATACGATGATGGATCTAATATTATCAAGGTCTCTGACTTTGGATTGGTTAAACTTAGGGAAAGTAGTCTAACAAGTAATGGATCAAGCATTAAGGGTACACTCAATGATCCAGCCTTAAATATAGTGGGATTTAACAACTATGAAACGAGGCATGAGGTATATGCTCTGGCTCAGGTCGTGAATTTCATCCTATCCGGTAGAAAACTTGGTATCTATGATAAAACTGAATCAATTAAAAAATTCATCATAAAAGGACTTTCACCAGATATTGAAGTGCGATTCTCAAACATGAAAGAAATGAGTCAAGCATTTCAGAAATTGAAGTCGGAACTATTGAGCATAGAGGAAGAATCAAAAGACTAA